A region of Salmo salar chromosome ssa17, Ssal_v3.1, whole genome shotgun sequence DNA encodes the following proteins:
- the LOC106561312 gene encoding LOW QUALITY PROTEIN: four-jointed box protein 1 (The sequence of the model RefSeq protein was modified relative to this genomic sequence to represent the inferred CDS: inserted 2 bases in 1 codon; deleted 2 bases in 2 codons), which yields MRTSLPLGLCELSLRNKGKGGWYFWSEWLEAQLPASFSEEHARAWXERARGHRIVRLEPGCGRISNQLATFSDGAKACVRYGINADQVQGETLTYYLANLLGITNLPPLILAQLNVDSEQWASVRRRIGGLQWNERAVVSLTEWVPNLTGVVTPAPLRQESKGLRPLQGELGNKTTAELFELMQWTDLIILDYLSANFDRLVSNLFSLQWDSRVMERGTNNLLRTPRGDLVFIDNEAGLVHGYRVLDMWEKYHSTVLGSVSVFRKRTAQRVIELHRRRDTRTRLLELYRDSEPLSPELGFLSYEHAGVLQNRIDRLYKHISHCKEEYHQL from the exons ATGCGAACCTCGTTACCGTTGGGGTTGTGCGAGTTGTCTCTGCGCAACAAAGGGAAGGGCGGCT GGTATTTTTGGAGTGAATGGCTGGAGGCTCAGCTTCCCGCCAGCTTCAGTGAGGAACATGCCCGGGCTTG AGAGAGAGCCCGGGGACACCGCATAGTCAGACTGGAGCCGGGCTGTGGTAGAATATCCAATCAGCTGGCCACT TTTTCGGACGGAGCCAAAGCTTGCGTGCGTTATGGAATAAACGCGGACCAGGTGCAGGGGGAAACGCTGACTTATTACCTGGCTAATTTGCTAGGTATTACAAATCTACCGCCTCTCATCCTTGCCCAGTTGAACGTTGACAGTGAACAATGGGCTTCTGTTAGGAGAAGAATTGGCGGTTTACAGTGGAATGAGCGGGCGGTGGTCTCACTCACCGAGTGGGTCCCCAACCTGACCGGGGTTGTCACACCTGCTCCGCTGCGCCAGGAGAGCAAGGGGCTGCGTCCTCTGCAAGGGGAGCTGGGAAACAAAACGACTGCGGAGTTGTTCGAGCTAATGCAGTGGACCGACCTGATAATATTGGACTACCTGTCTGCTAACTTCGACAGGCTCGTTAGCAACCTCTTTAGCCTGCAGTGGGACTCGCGCGTGATGGAGAGGGGA ACCAACAACCTGCTCAGAACGCCCCGCGGTGACCTGGTATTCATAGACAACGAGGCAGGGCTTGTACATGGATACCGGGTGCTTGATATGTGGGAGAAGTACCACAGCACGGTCTTGGGCTCCGTGTCTGTGTTCAGAAAGAGGACAGCGCAACGCGTGATAGAACTGCACCGGCGCAGGGACACCAGGACTCGGCTGCTCGAGCTGTACAGAGACAGCGAACCTTTGTCTCCGGAACTAGGTTTTCTCTCCTACGAACACGCGGGAGTACTACAGAACCGAATAGACAGATTATACAAACACATATCGCATTGCAAGGAGGAATACCACCAGCTGTGA